Proteins from a single region of Candidatus Palauibacter australiensis:
- the rplV gene encoding 50S ribosomal protein L22 — protein sequence MQAIARARNLGMSARKMRLVIDQIRGRDVNEAYAILQFSKKKAARSIGKVLRSAVANAVYRADEGGETLDVDELYVREAYVDEGRTLRRWRARAYGRATPRLKRSSHVTVVVDTRD from the coding sequence ATGCAGGCGATAGCCAGGGCGAGGAATCTCGGCATGTCCGCCCGGAAGATGCGTCTGGTCATCGACCAGATCCGCGGGCGAGATGTCAACGAGGCCTACGCCATCCTGCAATTCTCGAAGAAGAAGGCGGCGCGCTCGATCGGAAAGGTGCTCCGTTCGGCTGTCGCCAATGCCGTCTACAGGGCGGACGAGGGCGGCGAAACGCTGGACGTGGACGAACTCTATGTGCGCGAGGCGTACGTGGACGAAGGCAGGACGCTTCGGCGCTGGCGAGCACGCGCCTACGGACGAGCGACCCCCCGGCTCAAGCGGAGCAGCCATGTGACGGTCGTCGTGGACACGAGAGACTAA
- the rpsS gene encoding 30S ribosomal protein S19 has translation MPRSVRKGPYIDEKLLMKVQRMNDSGDKSVIKTWARASTISPDFVGHTLAVHNGNKFIPVYVTENMVGHKLGEFATTRTFRGHAGSARDRRGRV, from the coding sequence ATGCCGAGAAGCGTGCGGAAGGGACCGTACATCGACGAGAAGCTGCTGATGAAGGTGCAGCGGATGAACGACTCCGGAGACAAGTCGGTCATCAAGACGTGGGCGAGGGCTTCGACCATCAGCCCGGATTTCGTCGGACACACGCTCGCGGTGCACAACGGCAACAAGTTCATACCGGTCTACGTGACGGAGAACATGGTGGGGCACAAGCTCGGAGAGTTCGCGACGACGCGGACCTTCCGCGGGCACGCCGGTTCCGCGCGAGACCGGAGGGGCAGAGTCTGA